In one window of Fusobacteria bacterium ZRK30 DNA:
- a CDS encoding DMT family transporter codes for MALVAALGMAGGSISFEIAGKKVGSLTVNIVRLIQGMIFLSITSLYMRGLPLPTDASLKEYTFLGISGFIGMFLGDLFMFESFVLLGARITTLIMTTVPVVTALSAWILLGETLSFQEGIAVLLTIGGIFLVMFYGNGKGEKKEKFPIKGIFCAIGGVLGQSLGMVFSKIGLESYDPIAATQIRIIIATIAFIILISMRGKWGEVKEGVKDKKAFRWLVVGSFFGPFIGVTAMLIALKNASAGIVSTLSSTSPILVIPFCILIFKERVKPVEILGAVISVGGASLFFI; via the coding sequence ATGGCATTAGTAGCAGCACTTGGAATGGCAGGAGGATCTATTTCTTTTGAAATAGCAGGGAAAAAAGTAGGATCTCTTACAGTGAATATTGTGAGACTCATACAGGGGATGATTTTTTTGAGTATCACCTCTTTATATATGAGAGGCCTGCCCTTACCTACAGATGCAAGTTTAAAAGAGTATACATTTTTAGGAATATCCGGCTTCATAGGGATGTTTTTAGGTGATTTATTTATGTTTGAATCATTCGTTTTATTAGGAGCTCGTATAACTACCTTGATAATGACTACGGTCCCTGTAGTGACTGCACTTTCAGCCTGGATTTTGCTGGGAGAAACCTTGAGTTTTCAAGAAGGAATAGCTGTGTTGCTTACCATAGGCGGGATATTTTTGGTGATGTTTTATGGGAATGGAAAGGGAGAAAAAAAAGAAAAATTTCCAATAAAAGGGATCTTTTGTGCCATAGGTGGAGTTTTAGGGCAATCTTTGGGGATGGTTTTTAGTAAAATAGGTCTGGAATCCTATGATCCTATTGCTGCTACCCAGATTAGAATAATTATAGCTACAATAGCCTTTATAATCCTTATATCCATGAGGGGAAAATGGGGAGAAGTAAAAGAAGGAGTAAAAGATAAAAAAGCTTTTAGATGGTTAGTTGTAGGGTCGTTTTTTGGCCCGTTTATAGGAGTTACAGCAATGCTCATAGCATTAAAAAATGCAAGTGCAGGGATAGTGTCTACCCTATCATCTACAAGTCCAATATTGGTAATACCATTTTGTATCTTAATATTCAAGGAAAGGGTGAAACCTGTTGAAATTTTAGGAGCTGTTATA